The Nitrosomonadales bacterium nucleotide sequence GTGGCGATTTCGATTACGAATCAGCGGTACGTCAGGGCGCGCGTTTGCGCGTGGCGACCAAATACGTGCAAACGGCCAGAGCGCACTTCGCTGCCAAGGGCGTGCATGTGGACCTGATCAAGCTGTATGGCTCGATGGAACTGGCACCACTGGTGGGTTTGTCGGACGCCATCGTGGATCTGGTGAGTAGTGGCAATACGCTCAAAGCGAACAACCTGAAAGCGGTGGAACATATCGGCGATGTCTCGTCGCGTCTGGTGGTGAACCAGGCGGCGCTGAAATTGAAGCATGAAATCATTCAGCCGATGCTGGATTCGTTTGCCGAAACGATTGAGAAATAGGATTTGTTGCCAATGAAAATCAGACGACTTTCCACAAGCAATGAAGGCTTTGATGCCGAATTGGGTAAATTGCTGGCGTTCGAGGAAACGGCCGATGAAGTGCTGGAGGCAACGGTTGCCGATATCCTGAAGGATGTCCAGTTGCGGGGTGATGCGGCGGTGCTCGAATATACCGCCAGGTTCGACCGCCTACCGCTGGCGGATGCTGAAGCGATGGAATTGCCGCGAGCCGAACTGAAGGTGGCATTCGAGGGGCTGCCTGCCGATCAGCGCAGTGCCCTGGAGCAGGCTGCGCAACGCGTGACCGATTATCACCGCAAGCAAATCCAGGCGTCGTGGAGTTATACGGACGCCGATGGCACGCTGCTGGGTCAACAGGTGACCCCGCTGGATCGTGTGGGGCTGTATGTGCCGGGCGGCAAGGCGGCTTACCCGTCTTCCGTGTTGATGAACGCACTGCCAGCGAAAGTGGCCGGGGTGGCTGAGCTGATCATGGTCGTGCCGACCCCGGATGGGGTGAAGAACCAATTGGTGCTGGCGGCAGCGCACCTTTCCGGTGTGGATCGCGTGTTCACGATCGGCGGTGCGCAGGCGGTGGCCGCATTGGCCTACGGCACGGCAAGTATACCCAAGGTGGACAAGATCGTCGGTCCCGGAAATGCCTATGTGGCCTCGGCGAAACGCCGTGTATTCGGCGTTTGCGGGATAGATATGGTGGCCGGGCCATCGGAAATTCTGGTGATCTGTGACGGGCAGACCGATCCTGACTGGGTGGCGATGGATCTGTTCTCCCAAGCTGAACATGACGAGTTGGCGCAGGCCATTCTGTTGTCTCCCGATGCGGAATTCAACGAGGCGGTTGCGGCCAGCGCAGACCGGTTACTGGAACAGATGCCGCGCAAGGATATCATTCGGACCGCATTGGAGAATCGCGGCGCATTGATCCATGTGGCCGATATGGACGAAGCGTGCCGCATCAGTAACCGCATCGCACCGGAGCATCTGGAGCTGTCCGTGGCCAATCCGCAAGCACTGCTACCCAAGCTCAGGCA carries:
- a CDS encoding ATP phosphoribosyltransferase, which codes for MITIALSKGRIFEETMPLLKAAGIVALEDPESSRKLILPTNRTDVRLIIVRASDVPTYVQYGAADMGVAGKDVLDEHGGTGLYQPLDLDIARCRMMVAVRGDFDYESAVRQGARLRVATKYVQTARAHFAAKGVHVDLIKLYGSMELAPLVGLSDAIVDLVSSGNTLKANNLKAVEHIGDVSSRLVVNQAALKLKHEIIQPMLDSFAETIEK
- the hisD gene encoding histidinol dehydrogenase — its product is MKIRRLSTSNEGFDAELGKLLAFEETADEVLEATVADILKDVQLRGDAAVLEYTARFDRLPLADAEAMELPRAELKVAFEGLPADQRSALEQAAQRVTDYHRKQIQASWSYTDADGTLLGQQVTPLDRVGLYVPGGKAAYPSSVLMNALPAKVAGVAELIMVVPTPDGVKNQLVLAAAHLSGVDRVFTIGGAQAVAALAYGTASIPKVDKIVGPGNAYVASAKRRVFGVCGIDMVAGPSEILVICDGQTDPDWVAMDLFSQAEHDELAQAILLSPDAEFNEAVAASADRLLEQMPRKDIIRTALENRGALIHVADMDEACRISNRIAPEHLELSVANPQALLPKLRHAGAIFMGRYTSESLGDYCAGPNHVLPTSGTARFSSPLGVYDFQKRSSLIQVSAQGAQSLGAIASVLAFGEGLQAHAQSALFRRK